A single genomic interval of Penicillium psychrofluorescens genome assembly, chromosome: 2 harbors:
- a CDS encoding uncharacterized protein (ID:PFLUO_003431-T1.cds;~source:funannotate), translated as MSHSSEAIGAATRSLHADDVLNVVTDVAPPLHLSTTFRYSDNPDDLMPAADASSFENPNPTSHIYSRFTAPNFTRFETILSSLCKGKAFSYSSGLSALHAALTLLNPRRIAMGDGYHGCHGVVGLFTRMTGLKKLDLDCPAEQLEAGDVILLETPVNPKGIAFDIAAYAEKAHSRSAYLIVDSTFAPPGLQDPFKHGTDLVMHSGSKYFGGHSDVLCGVLVTQRDDWAKQLHQDRLFIGSVMGNMESWLGVRSLRTLEIRVQRQSDNAARIVSWLDSALRTPNPAPGSEEAAVQAVLGEVFHASLQQVEGDWLKKQMPNGFGPVFSIQMKEERSARHLPSKLHFFQHATSLGGVESLIEWRTMSDKTVDRRLLRISIGLENWEDLKADLSRAFRELA; from the exons ATGTCGCATTCTAGCGAGGCCATTGGCGCCGCCACGCGCTCGCTCCACGCCGACGATGTGCTCAACGTCGTCACCGATGTCGCTCCTCCGTTACACCTGTCCACCACCTTCCGGTATTCTGACAACCCCGATGATCTGATGCCGGCTGCAGATGCTTCCAGC TTCGAAAACCCCAACCCCACCTCTCACATTTACTCCCGGTTCACCGCACCCAATTTCACTCGCTTTGAAACTatcctctcctccctctgcAAAGGCAAAGCCTTCAGCTACTCGTCCGGTCTCTCTGCTCTGCACGCCGCCTTGACTCTGCTCAACCCACGCCGCATTGCCATGGGTGATGGCTACCACGGCTGCCACGGTGTGGTCGGCTTGTTCACTCGTATGACCGGACTGAAGAAGCTCGATCTGGACTGTCCTGCGGAACAATTGGAAGCCGGCGACGTCATTCTCCTTGAGACACCTGTCAACCCCAAAGGCATCGCCTTCGACATCGCCGCGTACGCAGAGAAGGCACATTCGCGCAGTGCCTACCTGATCGTCGACAGCACCTTTGCGCCGCCGGGCCTCCAGGATCCGTTCAAGCATGGTACCGATCTGGTCATGCACTCCGGATCGAAATACTTCGGGGGGCACAGCGACGTCCTGTGCGGCGTGCTTGTCACCCAACGCGACGACTGGGCCAAACAACTTCACCAAGACAGACTCTTCATCGGCAGCGTGATGGGCAACATGGAAAGCTGGCTCGGCGTCCGTAGTCTCCGCACCCTCGAAATCCGCGTCCAGCGTCAAAGCGACAACGCAGCCCGTATCGTCTCCTGGCTTGACTCCGCCCTGCGAACTCCCAACCCTGCACCAGGCAGCGAGGAAGCCGCCGTGCAAGCCGTGCTGGGCGAAGTCTTCCACGCAAGTCTGCAACAAGTCGAGGGCGACTGGCTCAAGAAGCAAATGCCCAATGGCTTCGGTCccgtcttctccatccagatgaaagaagagagatcCGCGCGTCATCTGCCGAGTAAATTGCATTTCTTCCAACATGCTACCTCGCTCGGTGGCGTGGAATCCCTGATTGAGTGGCGCACTATGTCGGATAAGACGGTCGATCGCCGTTTGTTGCGCATTAGTATCGGTTTGGAGAATTGGGAGGATCTCAAGGCGGACCTGAGCCGTGCGTTCCGCGAGTTGGCTTGA